Proteins encoded together in one Paramagnetospirillum magnetotacticum MS-1 window:
- a CDS encoding glycine cleavage system protein R: protein MATVLVSVFCSDRTGLVAAITGRLFDLGADLGDTSFAMLGSGAEFTSVCELPPSVLAQEVESDLGRLPVLEGARISVRTFEMDAAHGPAGTITHRVVVSGGDRPGLVARLSEVFGEFQANIVRMDAQRLPDQGIYVTRFSVAIPSRAEACLTTVANTAGEMNLACSVEAV from the coding sequence ATGGCCACCGTACTCGTTTCCGTATTCTGTTCCGATCGTACCGGGCTGGTGGCAGCCATCACCGGGCGTCTTTTCGATCTGGGCGCCGATCTCGGCGATACCAGTTTCGCCATGCTGGGCAGTGGCGCCGAGTTCACCTCGGTCTGCGAGTTGCCCCCTTCGGTCTTGGCCCAAGAGGTTGAATCCGATCTCGGACGCCTGCCCGTGCTGGAAGGGGCCCGTATCTCGGTGCGGACTTTTGAGATGGACGCCGCCCACGGCCCGGCCGGAACCATCACCCATCGGGTGGTGGTCTCGGGTGGTGACCGTCCCGGTCTGGTGGCCCGTCTGTCCGAGGTGTTCGGCGAGTTCCAGGCCAATATCGTGCGCATGGACGCCCAGCGCCTGCCCGACCAGGGGATCTACGTCACCCGCTTTTCCGTGGCCATTCCGTCGCGTGCCGAGGCCTGCCTCACCACCGTCGCCAACACGGCCGGGGAAATGAACCTGGCCTGTTCCGTCGAGGCGGTGTGA
- a CDS encoding c-type cytochrome, protein MRGLGVALLVVAVTGVAAWVWWPRGYGINPQDARQVALGYDLYNVHCASCHGHDLKGEPDWQTRKPNGELPAPPHDASGHTWHHPEDQLFAIIKHGTARFAPPGYKTAMQPYVGKLSDAEIKAVLSYIESTWPQEILDRRAEMLRH, encoded by the coding sequence ATGCGCGGTTTAGGTGTCGCTTTGTTGGTGGTGGCAGTGACCGGCGTGGCCGCCTGGGTCTGGTGGCCGCGCGGCTACGGCATCAATCCGCAAGATGCCCGGCAGGTGGCCTTGGGCTATGACCTCTACAACGTCCATTGCGCCTCGTGTCATGGCCATGACCTTAAAGGCGAGCCCGACTGGCAGACGCGCAAACCCAATGGCGAACTGCCCGCACCGCCCCATGACGCGTCCGGCCATACCTGGCATCATCCCGAGGACCAGTTGTTCGCCATCATCAAGCATGGCACGGCCCGTTTCGCGCCGCCCGGCTACAAGACGGCCATGCAGCCCTATGTGGGCAAGCTGAGCGACGCCGAAATCAAGGCGGTGCTTTCCTATATCGAATCCACCTGGCCGCAGGAGATTCTGGACCGCCGCGCTGAAATGCTGAGGCATTGA
- a CDS encoding YgaP family membrane protein: protein MDANMGAKDRLIRVAVALVMMGLALGNLIGPWGWIGIIPLVSAALGWCPIYMLAGLSTRGV, encoded by the coding sequence ATGGACGCCAATATGGGGGCTAAGGACCGGCTGATCCGCGTGGCGGTTGCGCTGGTCATGATGGGACTGGCCTTGGGCAATCTGATCGGGCCGTGGGGATGGATCGGCATTATTCCGCTGGTCTCGGCGGCGCTGGGCTGGTGCCCCATATACATGCTTGCGGGGCTGTCGACCCGCGGGGTTTAG